One Glycine max cultivar Williams 82 chromosome 1, Glycine_max_v4.0, whole genome shotgun sequence genomic window, TAGAACCAGAAGCATTGGCACTATGGCACAACACTCTCTCACCATTAATGCCCAGGATTTTTCAGCCATGACTGGGAAATCTGATTTGGTCCtacctttgttttattttttcttatgtaaTCTCTTGGAATTTGGTCCTGCATAGAGCCTGGTATTTACTTTTTCTTCTCGTTCTTTCTTACATCCCCTTGATATTTGTTATATGACCTGCATCACATAGCGCATTGAACTATGTATAGGGAACTATGGGTCAGCATGAATCTGTATTGGGAAGAATTCATAAttgttattaagaaaaatacttACATGTCTTTTATGTTTATCGATTGTTAGTAGCTGGCTGTTCTGTTGATATCTTTGTCTATTCTGTCTAGAAAATAAAGTCTTAATCtagtcttctttcttttctcttaacTTCCTTGAATACTTATTGGTCAGGATGTCACAGTCATTTttagaagaagaggaggagatGATTTGGAACAAAACCACAGTAAATGGTTATCAACTATCAAGTCCTCCCCAGATATCATTGAGATGACTTTCTGTCCTATAACTGATCTCCTTGATGAGATACCTGCCAAGGAGCATTTGACTCGTGCCATTGGTCTTTATCTTGAATGTAAGTCagtttatcctttattttttattatttagaattttttttccatttttaggAGTATAGTCTAATGTCTGTTGcacatttctttttccttatatcTGAATTTTACGCACAGATAAACCTCCTATTGAAGAACTTAGATATTTCCTAGAGTTTCAGATTCCTTGTGTATGGGCTCCTTTACAGGACAAGATTCCTGGTCAACAAAGGAAGGAACCTGTATGCCCATCTTTGCAATTCAGCATAATGGGCCAGAAACTTTATGTCAGTCAAGAACAGGTAAAGATCATTTGTGGCATTTTCCTTCGCTTTGAAACTTCTTATCCCATGACAATGATTCTTTTAAAGAAATGTAATGTATTTATTGTTTGTGGGCACATAATTACATATAGGGCAGTCACTTGGGGAAATTTGGTTTGTTACTGTGAGTTGCTAAGCAAGATATAATTCTAAGAATTGATCAGTTGGTGCCTTAGTAAACTGTCTTCAAGTCTGGGGAATCAAATAAATTGAGACTTttgtttttaagtatttatgtatttgaatgaaatgatttctttttctaaattctaatatgTTCTTTTGGATATGTGTAAAGTGGTTCTCTGGATTATGTTAGATTGGTCTTTTTTCTTTAACTCCAGTAGCACCCTATTTTAGTTCAAGTTACTACTTCAATTTACATGACTGAGTACTCTTTTTCATTATTtcctgtatacatgattttaagGCAACTAATACCTGATTGTCATCCTTTTTCAATGTGGTTCTGTTCATTGTTAAAATTGGTGTTGTCTATGTTGTCAAAGCTTGAAAGATAAGAACTTACagtataaaaattcatttttctattaCAATAGGTTGAAGTAGTATAATGTCTTCTCTTCATTAATGTGAAGTTCATCACAACACTCTCTTCATTTATATGTACAGACATGATGAAAAACTAGCTATTGATGTCAtataatcttttattatttcatcttcAGCTAACGTCCTTTTTGTGAATATTACACAATAGTAATTTTTGGTTTAAAACATGATTGCCCGCTATACTTCTGCATAATATCATAAACTTATAATCTTTCATGAAATGTATTACTAAGAAAGATTATCAGAACATGCTAATAACCTGTGTCCAGTTGCATTTATGCTTGGAAGGTAAAGCATCCAGAAAAATTTGTACACAGATTCAAGAAGTTTTCCGTGTCACATTGGTGTTTGGTGGCtaaatttatatacatattGGCTACTTGGGTTAGTGAGGAGCCTCCAGAGTGTAGTGAAAGGTGGCACATATCTAATGAATTTTACATTAAACACGGTGGTTCTCTTTGAGTGCAGATTACAGTCGGACGTAGGCCAGTAACTGGCTTACATCTTTGTCTAGAAGGAAGCAAGCAGAATCGGCTGAGTGTTCACGTTCAACACTTGGTATCCCTTCCGAAAATCCTTCACCCATATTGGGACAGCCATGTCGCTATAGGTGCTCCCAAGTGGCAGGGCCCTGAGGAGCAAGACAGCCGGTGGTTTGAGCCTGTTAAGTGGAAGAACTTTTCTCATGTGAGCACGGCACCAATTGAGAACCTTGAAACCTTCATAGGAGACTTCTCTGGTGTCTACATAGTTACTGGAGCACAACTTGGAGTGTGGGATTTCGGATCACGGAATGTATTGTACATGAAGCTCTTATATTCAAGGTTACCTGGATGCACGATCCGAAGATCGCTTTGGGATCACATCCCGAACAAGCCGCCAAAGACTGTGAATGCTGGAAACACCTCCAACCTTGATAACTCAACCCTTAAAGAAAATGCCACAGGCAACAAGTTGGTGAAGTATGTTGACTTGTCTGAGATGACCAAAGGACCCCAAGACCCTCCTGGCCATTGGTTAGTCACTGGTGGAAAGCTTGGTGTTGAAAAAGGGAAAATTGTTTTGAGAGTGAAATATTCATTGCTTAATTACTGATCCTACCTTCCAAGTTTGTGTATGAAGATGTGCATGCAGTGGTGACCTATGCTACCAGAAGCAGAATTGTTTTAGGTGCCTATAATTTGCCCTTGTTGTCCATGTAAAAACATTTTGAGGATTGATGAAATGAGTTGAATAGGAAGCTTTTGCTGTTAGTGGATTATGATTAGTGGATGTATGTTTTGGTGGTGGCAAATGCTATTTGTTTCCATTGCCACTGATGATGTGATGTCCATATCTCATAGGAGTTAGAACCTGTTTTCACCATGCCCCATTTTAAAGTAATGTTTATATCCATATAGATTTGAGAATACAAAATGACAAAATCCTTTGCTTACCCTTTCTCTATACAACAAAACAAGAGGGTGACAGAAAGGGGAAAAAGGTGGTTAGTGAAGTTGATCATTCTTAACCTATCGTTTTCTTTGTGGGACTTTCCTTAACCAGTTATGCATCTATTTGCATATGCTTGTGAGTTGGCAACTAACATTACTATTCTGAAACATTACGTggcaaaataaaacttattcaCATTCAAGAATTAGCTGGGGTTGACATATACTGCTATGTTTAGATTAAAGTTGACAAAGTACTTTTGTGAATTTTAATGCACAAAATGAAGAATGTAGAATTTGTTAACTCGGGAGTAAAAGCACTCGAGTTCTACTAATTACATTCTAAACATGTACATGGTTAGCACTGTTGTCAAGCTTATATAAAAGTTTACAATACATCAATTAGGTTTTGTCAAGGATATTTTTGTAAaggaaaattaagagaaaaaaaaaagaactaacaAGAGGCAGAAGAGTAAAACTGGGAGTGTGGATAGTATGGCCCCTTACGTTTTGTCCATGATGATACTCATGCAATGGACCCTTAGCTCACTGACCACACTTGATTTatgacttttcttttttgttgtataTGCTACATTTTTCGTATGGGTTTATTACTTTTCATACTACACTTTATCAACTTGTAATATTGACTTTATTCACTTTATGCTACTTAAATTTagatactatttatttttttcaaattgtgtAGCATATGTATATGGTATTTTAGCTTTGAACTGGTTATAGTAAATTGCAAAttcatatttctttaaataaaaataaaactataacaATATGTTAGCAACCAAATTATTTGGTCATTAATTAGAAACTAATAATGTATTTCTGAATGATGATGTGACCCACATGAATTATTCACTTTATTAATGATTACTTTTTGTTGAAAGATTTGATTAGTTATCTTTAATGAGATTTTCtccttcaatcattttttttaattcacaactcaaacctaaaattttattttaaaaaaccaagCTTAACTCTATTCGGACAAACAACATGTTCGCACatacaacatattttttaaacattaccAATTGATTTTGAGACAAAATATTCAACCATTTAATGATTGATTTAGCAAAGTAGTGCTTAGTCGATAAGTTGGTCACCAAATTCTAATgtactaaattttttatgttagcAGGAGATTATTTCATCACTAATAACTAAATTAGtgatcaaatataattttttttagcagtATTTGTCTTAATAATTATGGTTTTGGCAACCAATGAcctttaagtaaataatttagcGACTAATTATTATCATCCATGAATCGAATTTTTGATaactaattaactatttttagtAGTGAAGTACATCCTCATCATCATTAGTAATTTGGATATTAGAATAACTATCTTGAATAAGAGAGATAATTTTTAACAAGAacatttttaatagtttttctttTGAGAATATTTTTAGGAAATTTTCTTAACATTGTATcttttttaatctatcatttttatctttatttctaaattgaatttctatcaataattaaaagtaacacCTTATATCACAACATAATTCGCTTACTATAaaagagatataaatataagatGAATTGGATGGTTAAGTGAGAAGAAAAATCACGTATTTGATCTTctctattaacaaaaataaaaattagaacaaaattaacatttgccaataaaaaattgtttattataaattaaaatataatttatatatttaaagtatttatttattataaattttaactatataaaataaacttttatccTACACATTGCATactaaaatgttaatttaaagattaaatacaAAGATGAATTTTATTCCACATAGGTAAATGTggatactatatatatatatatatatatatatatgaattcaaGCTGAGCTTTACTAAGTTTTCTAAGGCCtaattttcacttatttttcaaatatgaaggttgagatttcttttttcttgatataattcatttttaaggATGGAATAAATATTATGCACTTGTACCAAATGTGTTAATTACAAGTGGTGTTTTCGGATGAATGTTTATGAGCACATCATTAGTAATGAGTTTCTAAAATGACATGTTATTTAGATCTTTCATGGTGAACAAGTTGGCTCTTCTAGTTCTTTAGGTGCATCTTAAGTAGAAGGGGTGTTTGATCATGATATAGATACATTGGTTCATGATGCATTCACAATGCATGCAATTGATGAGAGTGAtgatagaaatataaatatGGAGGATGCACTACTAGAATGtatagatttaacatcgcacagttaacatcggtttttcaaaaaatcgatgttaacaagaGCACGGTGTCATTTTCGTAAATAACTTGAGTTAAgtaacatcgattttgaaaaaactgatgttaactagttaatgttaacattgatttttgaaaacaccgatgttaacattaattcgttaacatcgatttctaTGAAACCGGAGTTAAGTTTagaacattaacatcggttattcaaaaaccgatgttaatatcgatTTTCTAAAAACCGAAGTTAACATGAGAtcgttaacaattttttttttataaaatcgatgttaacatgagattgttaacatcggttttttataaaattaatgttgacTAATATATGTTAGCAtcggttttctttaaaaatcgatgttgtgttATCCATCAATTAAAACCCCAAACCCTATTTCCCCCCGCGTGTTCAGTCTCGCAAACCCTTTCTCCCTCACCATCCGCTTGCAACCTTGCTCGCCACTGCTATTTGCGACCTATCGCCGTCGTCTCCTCCTCACCATCATCATCGCTGAACTGCTCCACGAGTTGGGGTTCGTCACTGCCGTGAGTTTGAGCATCCATTGGAGTCCGACATCAACGATTGAGGTATGTGGTTGCTTCTATTCTCATTCTTGTGACCTTTTGCAAGCATTTTGTTTTTCAACAGATGTTTTTATGTCACTGGGTCTTTGAATGAAATTAGAGGAAGTCATTCCAAGGCTCTAACAGAACCTAGCTACTTTGATGTTACTCCTTCATTATATGTTTTGATGTTTGAACTTATTTGTTATTCTATATAACTATCGACTAGTCATTAGATGCTGCACACAGGCCATTGCTGCCACTGTTTGGCTTTTGCCTTGCTTTATCACTTTGTTAGGCCCAGCCGCAATCGCCTCTGTTCACTTTTCCATAGTTGGCTCCATTGGGCTGTGttataattgttagtttttgttaatagAAGGGATTGAACCTGTGATCTTTCTCTACTTTCCTTCCTTCTTAATCACCCAACTAACCTTATATCTCCTTTTATGGCTATATAGTGATGTTATAGATTTATTAAACCACATGCTTAGGTTACTTGGCATGTGGTTTGTGATACTAATATAAGAATTGGACTTACAAAAATATGGAACATGTTCTAGATTGGCATGAACAACGAGTGTAGGAGAACAAGATTAGTATCCCTGAGTTGACTAAATTCAATATTGAGGgggttttattttcatttaatttttatttttttaattttcaaaatgcaaGATTGCTCAGAAAGCTGGTGAAGGGTGGTATaatgtacaaagaaaggtttaCAATAGAGGGAAAGGGTAGACAAAGATGAAAA contains:
- the LOC100817248 gene encoding MACPF domain-containing protein CAD1 isoform X2; translation: MGEHVAAVHTATNALQALGRGFDVNFDTRLLYCKGVSGSRVVEIDEEHRRELWLYEDVAVPDVSRDIGCYQEAMVRQSSGVRSFKEMVEYFNERANVSGKFPIGSFNSAFSFTGSKHVDEAATKTLSSDGFYIPLAKVQLQKSHLRLQGNVKKAVPVNWDPLSLASFIENFGTHVITSITMGGKDVIYVKQHHTSPLSKLEMKNYIQDIGNQRFSDINSQTSSGQTKSKDKGVDPFSFNSQGVYPQPTTATYPIGKEDVTVIFRRRGGDDLEQNHSKWLSTIKSSPDIIEMTFCPITDLLDEIPAKEHLTRAIGLYLEYKPPIEELRYFLEFQIPCVWAPLQDKIPGQQRKEPVCPSLQFSIMGQKLYVSQEQITVGRRPVTGLHLCLEGSKQNRLSVHVQHLVSLPKILHPYWDSHVAIGAPKWQGPEEQDSRWFEPVKWKNFSHVSTAPIENLETFIGDFSGVYIVTGAQLGVWDFGSRNVLYMKLLYSRLPGCTIRRSLWDHIPNKPPKTVNAGNTSNLDNSTLKENATGNKLVKYVDLSEMTKGPQDPPGHWLVTGGKLGVEKGKIVLRVKYSLLNY
- the LOC100817248 gene encoding MACPF domain-containing protein CAD1 isoform X1 — protein: MGEHVAAVHTATNALQALGRGFDVNFDTRLLYCKGVSGSRVVEIDEEHRRELWLYEDVAVPDVSRDIGCYQEAMVRQSSGVRSFKEMVEYFNERANVSGKFPIGSFNSAFSFTGSKHVDEAATKTLSSDGFYIPLAKVQLQKSHLRLQGNVKKAVPVNWDPLSLASFIENFGTHVITSITMGGKDVIYVKQHHTSPLSKLEMKNYIQDIGNQRFSDINSQTSSGQTKSKDKGVDPFSFNSQGVYPQPTTATYPIGKEVCNDVTVIFRRRGGDDLEQNHSKWLSTIKSSPDIIEMTFCPITDLLDEIPAKEHLTRAIGLYLEYKPPIEELRYFLEFQIPCVWAPLQDKIPGQQRKEPVCPSLQFSIMGQKLYVSQEQITVGRRPVTGLHLCLEGSKQNRLSVHVQHLVSLPKILHPYWDSHVAIGAPKWQGPEEQDSRWFEPVKWKNFSHVSTAPIENLETFIGDFSGVYIVTGAQLGVWDFGSRNVLYMKLLYSRLPGCTIRRSLWDHIPNKPPKTVNAGNTSNLDNSTLKENATGNKLVKYVDLSEMTKGPQDPPGHWLVTGGKLGVEKGKIVLRVKYSLLNY